Proteins found in one Campylobacter canadensis genomic segment:
- a CDS encoding prepilin-type N-terminal cleavage/methylation domain-containing protein, whose protein sequence is MKKAFSLIEVIFVIVIISLLSGIAVPKVLSIRDNALITKAVHNMNKIINDLSLYYSIHSKVSSDFAKMSNVSLKNGHIFSIGGEDCFSLDLLNTSDDGYLTILKINKKTDNLCNKFFNVGIVKNMISNKTNVSDENKNIYTSPRARMIEIEHNANKMQISLNTNKLVF, encoded by the coding sequence ATGAAAAAAGCTTTTAGTTTGATTGAAGTAATTTTTGTAATTGTTATTATATCTTTATTATCAGGTATTGCCGTTCCAAAGGTTTTATCAATTAGAGATAATGCGCTTATTACAAAGGCAGTACATAATATGAATAAAATTATTAATGATTTAAGTTTGTATTATTCAATTCATTCAAAAGTATCAAGTGATTTTGCAAAGATGAGTAATGTTTCTTTAAAAAATGGACATATTTTTTCAATAGGTGGTGAAGATTGTTTTAGTTTAGATTTACTTAATACCAGCGATGATGGTTATTTAACCATTTTAAAAATAAATAAAAAAACAGATAATTTATGTAATAAATTTTTTAATGTAGGAATTGTTAAAAATATGATATCAAATAAAACAAATGTTAGTGATGAAAATAAAAATATTTATACTTCGCCTAGGGCTAGAATGATTGAAATAGAGCATAATGCAAATAAAATGCAAATATCTTTAAATACAAATAAATTGGTGTTTTAA
- a CDS encoding TonB-dependent receptor domain-containing protein, whose amino-acid sequence MFKKITLLSIATSLALANSFSVNEEKYELDNISVTSSSLGTNNIDYVDISEKASGNIRNALRQIPGIYMGGTSNLNQKIHIRGLNEKAINITIDGARQMGNIFHHSANLIIDADMIKAVDVGTGVLSVVNNSGSLGGSVAFSTIDAIDLLQDGNLVGGKVKTSYATNNKEWQNSLALAGAHHGFSILAYAKHNSYEFGKSANNQRIGGTDGKDTNVLIKLAYEKDEHKVKLSYENTDYKGRYPLKGEFGITDNTAILSQSTPRKTLIFNYAYNPSDIIDFNLKFYNTKHTLSHQFTKEDILLADLKKPSTIKDSNVNTFGFYINNKTILGNDEINNTLRYGVEYYKTTGYNSNIKQFSIDNSKQNVSFTPMPNSPKDKTSNFSAYLEDRIKINNFYITPGLRVDKYTLDNSGAKKQSFNNISPALALEYDFTNGLNVFAGYQKAFRGPAPVEVFKVSQIVTSVISDDLKPETGSLYEGGLSYNYENDDLNIQAIAKYFYADYKNLIKELASSSGTTYVRKNTGGAKISGMELFAKLAYKDFSASFSYTKQDTKYKDGFKTSSKNGSTSLAKGDVLAYTDMGDKYTLNLEYNFANLDTILGYNLLAFSSKTLEDKSKRAGFGVSDVYLAYYPSYVKNLELNLSVNNIFNKLYVSHTTRGANMGANTDYEAGRNIRFGFAYSF is encoded by the coding sequence ATGTTTAAAAAAATTACACTTTTATCTATTGCAACTTCACTAGCACTAGCAAATTCTTTTAGTGTTAATGAAGAAAAATATGAATTAGATAATATTTCAGTTACAAGTTCTTCTTTGGGAACTAATAACATTGATTATGTTGATATTAGTGAAAAAGCATCAGGAAATATAAGAAATGCACTAAGGCAAATTCCTGGTATTTATATGGGTGGAACTAGTAATTTAAATCAAAAAATTCATATTCGTGGTTTAAATGAAAAGGCAATCAATATTACAATTGATGGCGCAAGACAAATGGGTAATATTTTTCATCATAGTGCTAATTTGATAATTGATGCAGATATGATAAAGGCAGTTGATGTTGGAACTGGGGTTTTAAGTGTTGTTAACAATTCTGGTTCTTTAGGAGGAAGTGTTGCGTTTAGTACTATTGATGCTATTGATTTATTGCAAGATGGTAATTTAGTAGGTGGTAAGGTAAAAACATCTTACGCAACAAACAACAAAGAATGGCAAAATTCACTTGCTTTAGCAGGTGCTCATCATGGTTTTAGTATTTTAGCTTATGCAAAGCACAATTCTTATGAATTTGGCAAGAGTGCAAATAATCAAAGAATAGGCGGCACTGATGGAAAAGATACTAATGTTTTAATTAAATTAGCTTATGAAAAAGATGAGCATAAAGTTAAATTATCTTATGAAAATACAGATTATAAAGGTAGATATCCTTTAAAAGGTGAGTTTGGTATTACAGATAATACAGCAATATTATCTCAAAGCACGCCAAGAAAAACGCTTATTTTCAATTATGCTTATAATCCAAGTGATATAATTGATTTTAATTTAAAATTTTATAATACAAAGCATACCTTATCTCATCAATTTACTAAAGAAGATATTTTATTGGCTGATTTAAAAAAACCTAGTACGATTAAAGATTCAAATGTAAATACCTTTGGTTTTTATATAAATAACAAAACTATTTTAGGCAACGATGAAATTAATAATACTTTAAGATACGGCGTAGAATATTATAAAACAACAGGTTACAATAGTAATATAAAGCAATTTAGTATTGATAATTCAAAACAAAATGTAAGTTTTACTCCAATGCCAAACAGCCCTAAGGATAAAACAAGTAATTTTTCAGCTTATTTAGAAGATAGAATAAAAATTAATAATTTTTATATAACACCAGGTCTTAGAGTTGATAAATATACTCTTGATAATTCAGGTGCAAAAAAACAAAGCTTTAACAATATTTCTCCTGCATTAGCTTTAGAATATGATTTTACAAATGGTTTAAATGTTTTTGCGGGTTATCAAAAAGCATTTAGAGGACCTGCTCCTGTAGAAGTATTTAAAGTTTCTCAAATAGTAACTAGCGTAATAAGTGATGATTTAAAGCCAGAAACAGGGTCTTTATATGAAGGTGGTTTATCGTATAATTATGAAAACGATGATTTAAATATCCAAGCAATAGCAAAATATTTTTATGCTGATTATAAAAATTTAATTAAAGAATTAGCAAGTTCAAGCGGCACAACCTATGTAAGAAAAAATACAGGTGGAGCAAAGATTAGTGGAATGGAGCTTTTTGCAAAATTAGCTTATAAAGATTTTAGTGCTAGTTTTTCTTATACCAAACAAGACACAAAATATAAAGATGGATTTAAAACAAGTTCAAAAAATGGCAGCACAAGCTTAGCAAAGGGTGATGTTTTAGCTTATACTGATATGGGCGATAAATATACTTTAAACTTAGAATACAATTTTGCAAATCTTGATACTATTTTAGGATACAACCTTTTAGCCTTTAGCTCTAAAACACTTGAAGATAAAAGTAAAAGAGCAGGTTTTGGTGTAAGTGATGTTTATTTGGCATATTATCCAAGCTATGTAAAAAATCTTGAACTTAATTTAAGTGTAAATAATATCTTTAATAAATTATATGTTTCTCACACAACTCGTGGAGCTAATATGGGAGCAAATACTGATTATGAGGCAGGAAGAAACATTAGATTTGGTTTTGCATATAGCTTTTAA
- a CDS encoding type II secretion system protein: MKKAFSMIELIFVITILGILAAFAIPKLNATRDDAAIATAASNLPVLLSDVGFYYTSKLDFNDIKVMTNVKLEDDKFFMVGNEKCLEFSVDKSDAYMIIKKVAGIKANGLCEKFLAIKSIEALLTARDAKGSSNFVTLKTNDTIYYPLAYNAVVF; encoded by the coding sequence ATGAAAAAAGCTTTTAGTATGATTGAACTTATTTTTGTAATAACAATTTTAGGAATTTTAGCAGCCTTTGCTATTCCTAAATTAAATGCAACAAGAGATGATGCAGCAATCGCAACCGCTGCTAGTAATTTACCAGTTTTGCTTTCTGATGTTGGCTTTTATTATACTTCTAAATTAGATTTTAATGATATAAAAGTAATGACAAATGTTAAATTAGAAGATGATAAATTCTTTATGGTTGGTAATGAAAAATGTTTAGAATTTAGCGTTGATAAGAGTGATGCTTATATGATTATTAAAAAAGTTGCAGGGATTAAAGCCAATGGACTTTGCGAAAAATTTTTAGCTATAAAATCAATTGAAGCTTTATTAACAGCAAGAGATGCAAAGGGCAGTTCTAATTTTGTTACGCTAAAAACAAATGATACAATATATTACCCACTTGCTTATAATGCGGTGGTTTTTTAA
- a CDS encoding phosphatidylglycerophosphatase A family protein: MFFTKLYLTFFYSGLSKKASGTVGSIAALPFAYLTLFYLNQFYLIIFSLIIFFISIKIIDNYEKIVKIHDSKEIVIDEVCGVFLAIGLSYNNHFWHFILAFILFRFFDITKPSIIGKVDKKINGGLGVMLDDLLAGFFAAMLCLIFQGLLKNMNLF, translated from the coding sequence ATGTTTTTTACCAAGCTTTATTTAACTTTTTTTTATAGTGGTTTAAGTAAAAAAGCAAGTGGTACTGTTGGTAGTATTGCTGCTTTACCTTTTGCATATTTAACTTTATTTTATTTAAATCAATTTTATTTAATTATTTTTAGCTTAATTATTTTTTTTATAAGCATAAAAATTATTGATAATTATGAAAAAATAGTAAAAATTCACGACTCAAAAGAAATTGTAATTGATGAAGTTTGTGGTGTATTTTTAGCTATTGGTTTAAGTTACAACAATCATTTTTGGCATTTTATTCTTGCTTTTATTTTATTTAGATTTTTTGATATAACAAAGCCTAGCATAATAGGTAAAGTTGATAAAAAAATAAATGGCGGCTTAGGTGTAATGCTTGATGATTTATTGGCTGGTTTTTTTGCGGCTATGCTTTGCTTGATTTTTCAAGGTTTGCTAAAGAATATGAATTTATTTTAA
- the recA gene encoding recombinase RecA, with the protein MAKVKESVSDDKQKALEAALKSINKACGEGAIIRYGDKPVVKVEPISTGSLGLDIALGIGGVPKGRIIEIYGPESSGKTTLTLQIIAQAQKSGLTCAFIDAEHALDPVYAKILGVDMDNLLFSQPNSGEEALEIVERLASSGAVEVIIVDSVAALTPKAEIEGEMGDTHVGLQARLMSQALRKLTAVISKMGSMVIFINQIRMKIGQMGYGSPETTTGGNALKFYASVRIDIRKIATLKQGEEPIGNRTKAKVVKNKVAPPFKTAEFDIMYGQGISYEGELIDYGVKFDIVEKSGAWLSYEGSKLGQGRENAKTFLKENKQIADEIADKIRNKMNENNLNYEGEVSEDSED; encoded by the coding sequence ATGGCTAAGGTTAAAGAAAGCGTTAGTGATGATAAGCAAAAAGCACTAGAAGCAGCTTTAAAAAGTATCAATAAAGCTTGTGGCGAAGGTGCTATTATTAGATATGGAGATAAGCCAGTTGTAAAAGTTGAGCCTATTAGCACAGGTTCTTTAGGGCTTGATATTGCGTTAGGAATTGGTGGTGTTCCTAAAGGAAGAATAATTGAAATTTATGGACCTGAAAGTAGTGGAAAAACTACTTTAACCTTGCAAATTATCGCTCAAGCACAAAAAAGTGGTTTAACTTGTGCTTTTATTGATGCTGAACATGCACTTGACCCTGTTTATGCAAAGATTTTAGGTGTTGATATGGATAATTTATTATTTTCTCAACCAAACAGCGGAGAAGAGGCTTTAGAAATAGTTGAGCGTTTAGCAAGTAGCGGTGCGGTAGAGGTAATAATAGTTGATAGCGTTGCTGCACTTACTCCAAAAGCTGAAATTGAAGGAGAGATGGGAGATACTCATGTAGGACTTCAAGCAAGATTAATGAGTCAGGCTTTAAGAAAGCTTACTGCAGTTATTTCAAAAATGGGTTCAATGGTTATTTTTATTAATCAAATTCGTATGAAAATAGGTCAGATGGGCTATGGTTCTCCAGAGACAACAACAGGCGGAAATGCCTTAAAATTCTATGCTAGTGTAAGAATTGATATTAGAAAAATAGCTACATTAAAACAAGGTGAAGAACCAATAGGAAATAGAACAAAGGCAAAAGTTGTAAAAAATAAAGTTGCACCACCATTTAAAACTGCTGAATTTGATATTATGTATGGTCAAGGAATTAGCTATGAAGGCGAATTAATTGATTATGGTGTTAAATTTGATATTGTTGAAAAAAGTGGAGCTTGGCTTAGCTATGAAGGCTCTAAATTAGGGCAAGGTAGAGAAAATGCTAAAACTTTTTTAAAAGAAAATAAGCAAATTGCTGATGAAATAGCAGATAAAATTAGAAACAAAATGAACGAAAACAATTTAAATTATGAAGGAGAAGTAAGTGAAGATAGCGAAGATTGA
- a CDS encoding ABC transporter substrate-binding protein encodes MGKILSILSFSFMLFADVLKAGITPNYAPYEFIENGELKGFDVDVVNEIAKRMNVDVKYIYMDFDALIPALKAKKIDFIASIMKKTAKREKSVLFSENVKDSINAVLYLGASVENTLNTNCTDKVNALIGAELSSVQYDYFKDLKRNVKAFNDINLGILALKNNKIDFLALDKHSALRFIEKHKELGIFCEYIDASVQGYVSDTNNKELIEKINIALKSMKEDGTLERLIIKWGIKI; translated from the coding sequence ATGGGAAAAATATTATCTATTTTATCTTTTAGTTTTATGCTTTTTGCTGATGTTTTAAAGGCTGGTATTACACCAAATTATGCACCTTATGAATTTATTGAAAATGGAGAACTTAAGGGCTTTGATGTTGACGTTGTAAATGAGATTGCAAAAAGAATGAATGTTGATGTTAAATATATTTATATGGATTTTGATGCTTTAATCCCTGCTTTAAAGGCAAAAAAAATTGATTTTATAGCTTCTATTATGAAAAAAACAGCAAAAAGAGAAAAAAGTGTTTTATTTAGCGAAAATGTAAAAGATAGTATAAACGCAGTGCTTTATTTAGGTGCTAGTGTTGAAAACACCTTAAACACAAATTGCACAGATAAAGTAAATGCTTTAATAGGTGCTGAGCTTTCAAGTGTTCAATATGATTATTTTAAGGATTTAAAACGCAATGTAAAGGCATTTAATGATATTAATTTAGGAATTTTAGCGCTAAAAAATAATAAAATTGACTTTTTAGCACTTGATAAGCACTCTGCTTTAAGATTTATTGAAAAACACAAAGAGCTAGGAATTTTTTGTGAATATATTGATGCGAGCGTGCAAGGTTATGTAAGCGATACAAATAACAAAGAATTGATAGAAAAAATAAATATTGCATTAAAAAGTATGAAAGAAGATGGCACTTTAGAAAGATTAATTATCAAATGGGGTATTAAAATATAA
- a CDS encoding epoxyqueuosine reductase QueH has product MLVHICCSVDSHYFLQELRKLLPKERLIGYFYDPNIHPLSEYELRYFDVKRSCDKLGIELIKGEYDYNEWINYVKGYENEPERGKRCQKCFDFRLESSANLAVKLGEKTFTTTLLTSPKKDLEQLNLSMQEALKGKNLDFFCVDFRKNGGINKQLELAKKDKLYHQNYCGCIYGLNKQKSENELIKELSTSIYKDLILPSSAEQRLQIFSSLKDENEIIRKKILNYRLLYAKTFCKNEFFKSFILFYSHFTTSKISLSLDTNKDVNYCNKDGLCVLTFAYANRFFSLKSFDELCKNAISINKQNELRKHLFGDYSLNPIIILEQIPKKLEIIAKSIIFDDFEFCLL; this is encoded by the coding sequence ATGCTTGTGCATATTTGTTGCAGTGTAGATAGCCATTATTTTTTACAGGAATTAAGAAAATTATTACCTAAAGAAAGATTAATAGGCTATTTTTATGACCCAAATATCCACCCTTTAAGTGAATACGAACTTAGGTATTTTGATGTAAAACGCTCGTGTGATAAACTTGGCATTGAGCTTATTAAGGGTGAATATGATTATAATGAATGGATTAATTATGTAAAAGGTTATGAAAACGAGCCTGAAAGAGGTAAAAGATGTCAAAAATGTTTTGATTTTAGATTAGAATCTAGTGCAAATTTAGCAGTAAAGTTAGGAGAGAAAACTTTTACAACGACCCTTCTTACAAGCCCAAAAAAAGATTTAGAACAATTAAATTTATCAATGCAAGAAGCCTTAAAAGGTAAAAATTTAGATTTTTTTTGTGTTGATTTTAGAAAAAACGGCGGTATAAATAAACAATTAGAACTTGCAAAAAAAGATAAATTATACCATCAAAATTATTGTGGTTGCATTTATGGGCTTAATAAACAAAAGAGCGAAAACGAACTAATAAAAGAACTTTCAACTTCAATTTACAAGGATTTAATCTTACCATCTTCAGCAGAACAAAGATTGCAAATTTTTTCATCTTTAAAAGATGAAAATGAGATTATTAGAAAAAAAATCTTAAATTATCGCTTGCTTTATGCAAAAACTTTTTGTAAAAATGAGTTTTTTAAATCTTTTATTTTGTTTTATTCTCATTTTACTACAAGTAAAATTTCACTTAGTTTAGATACAAATAAAGATGTTAATTACTGTAATAAAGATGGGCTTTGTGTGCTAACTTTTGCTTATGCTAATAGATTTTTTTCTTTAAAATCTTTTGATGAATTATGTAAAAATGCAATTAGTATAAACAAGCAAAATGAGCTTAGAAAACATTTATTTGGAGATTATTCTTTAAACCCAATTATAATTTTAGAACAAATTCCAAAAAAATTAGAAATTATTGCAAAAAGTATTATTTTTGATGATTTTGAATTTTGTTTGCTTTGA
- a CDS encoding MFS transporter, with amino-acid sequence MNMLKLSVLSISLATVTSGAAVSPALGLIAKYFSNEAEIMIKLIITIPSIMIIFTSFIFAKLSKIINAKYIAMIGFCLFLVGGVFPYFLNNIYLILISRAILGIGAGFLTPLSVSLIGILFEKHEQVKLMSLSGMCNQLGAVITVSISGFLASLSWQFSFLIYFFVIFIFLLNITYLPKVMLSNTHKELDKRNLKIIYPFYISLFLTQVLFFNFTNNFSIIYEKEKLINPSFIGILMGSSGICGAFVSFKFSKLFSIVKEKIRYIGALGFLIAFLLFSIRFSENYYVFNLNLMLIIGIIACFFNGSAVGILMPFAFSQISIKSKKSALSTNMAIASACVFSGQFCSPFIDEIFMRLFNLHHPRDAFLIAALIALCLFIYNFRVKIKLNSK; translated from the coding sequence ATGAATATGTTAAAACTTAGTGTTTTAAGCATATCTTTAGCTACTGTTACTAGCGGAGCTGCGGTTTCTCCAGCCTTAGGTTTAATTGCAAAATATTTTAGTAATGAAGCAGAGATAATGATAAAACTTATTATTACTATACCATCAATTATGATTATTTTTACTTCCTTTATTTTTGCAAAGTTATCAAAAATTATAAACGCAAAATATATAGCAATGATTGGTTTTTGTTTGTTTTTAGTAGGTGGAGTTTTTCCTTACTTTTTAAATAATATTTATTTAATATTAATTTCTAGGGCAATATTAGGAATTGGAGCAGGTTTTTTAACACCGCTTAGTGTTTCTTTGATTGGGATTTTGTTTGAAAAACACGAACAAGTAAAGCTAATGAGCTTAAGCGGAATGTGCAATCAATTAGGGGCTGTTATAACTGTTAGCATTTCGGGATTTTTAGCTTCACTTTCTTGGCAGTTTTCTTTTTTAATTTATTTTTTTGTTATTTTTATTTTTTTATTAAATATAACATATTTACCAAAGGTTATGCTATCAAATACACACAAAGAGCTTGATAAAAGAAATTTAAAAATAATTTATCCTTTTTATATTTCTTTATTTTTAACTCAAGTTTTATTTTTTAATTTTACAAATAATTTTTCAATTATCTATGAAAAAGAAAAATTAATAAACCCTAGTTTCATTGGTATTTTAATGGGTAGTTCAGGAATTTGCGGAGCCTTTGTGTCTTTTAAATTCTCAAAACTTTTTTCTATTGTAAAAGAAAAAATTAGATATATAGGTGCATTAGGTTTTTTAATTGCATTTTTGTTATTTTCAATAAGATTTAGTGAAAATTACTATGTTTTTAATTTAAATTTAATGCTAATTATTGGAATAATAGCTTGTTTTTTCAACGGAAGTGCGGTAGGAATTTTAATGCCTTTTGCATTTTCTCAAATATCAATAAAAAGTAAAAAATCTGCTCTTTCAACAAATATGGCAATTGCAAGTGCTTGTGTTTTTTCAGGGCAGTTTTGTTCGCCATTTATTGATGAAATATTTATGCGCTTATTTAATCTACATCACCCAAGAGATGCGTTTTTAATTGCAGCTTTAATTGCATTATGCTTATTTATTTATAATTTTAGGGTAAAAATCAAATTAAATTCAAAGTAA
- a CDS encoding molybdopterin synthase catalytic subunit, with product MENFLLFNCALDDKFLYNKFSASAAKLNYGAFVCFSGIIRKEDNINGLSFDIYEPLLKEWFNEWCKKVENMNVKLFFAHSIGDVLIGQSSYFAAIASSHRKNALELFPNFIEDFKKNAPIWKYDLINNERIYAKDRSFMLKNAGILS from the coding sequence ATGGAAAATTTTTTATTATTTAATTGTGCTTTAGATGATAAATTTTTGTATAATAAATTTAGTGCAAGTGCTGCTAAATTAAATTACGGAGCATTTGTATGTTTTAGCGGTATTATTAGAAAAGAAGATAATATAAATGGACTTAGTTTTGATATTTACGAGCCGCTTTTAAAAGAATGGTTTAATGAATGGTGTAAGAAGGTTGAAAATATGAATGTAAAACTATTTTTTGCTCATTCAATTGGAGATGTTTTAATAGGGCAAAGTTCTTATTTTGCTGCGATTGCTAGTTCGCATAGAAAAAACGCTTTAGAACTTTTTCCTAATTTTATTGAAGATTTTAAAAAAAATGCTCCAATTTGGAAGTATGACTTAATTAATAATGAAAGAATTTATGCAAAAGATAGAAGTTTTATGTTAAAAAATGCAGGAATATTATCTTAG
- the exbB gene encoding TonB-system energizer ExbB encodes MQFLKEYLDLAVFAVLFFMSFLVLMFSIERFIFFAKAKNMEFKDEKHAQVMLSKNLTCLYIVYQNAPYVGLLGTVCGIMITFYDIANSVDFSVNEIIIGLSLVLKATALGLLVAIPTLILYNIFLRKVEVLQSNLRLKNA; translated from the coding sequence ATGCAATTTTTAAAAGAATATTTAGATTTAGCTGTTTTTGCAGTTTTGTTTTTTATGAGTTTTTTAGTGCTTATGTTTAGTATTGAAAGATTTATATTTTTTGCAAAGGCAAAAAATATGGAATTTAAAGATGAAAAACACGCACAAGTGATGCTTAGTAAAAATCTTACTTGTCTTTATATTGTGTATCAAAATGCCCCTTATGTGGGGCTTTTGGGTACTGTTTGTGGAATTATGATTACATTTTATGATATTGCAAATAGTGTAGATTTTAGTGTTAATGAAATTATCATTGGTTTATCTTTAGTGTTAAAGGCGACAGCCTTAGGCTTATTGGTGGCTATTCCAACTTTAATTTTATACAATATTTTTCTTAGAAAAGTAGAAGTTTTACAAAGCAATTTAAGGTTAAAAAATGCGTAA
- a CDS encoding energy transducer TonB: MLYFIFNKAKITDFSQKKSPIIVSLSLYANEVEEKVEEKVEEKVEEKVEEIKEEIKEEIKEEIKEEIKEEIKEEIKEEKVSINKEKKVKKQHKKIKKHKEHNKIQKNKELKEQKKVEQKTKEPSLNSQEQILSKDAKEDEFIAYLNKVIITNAKKNYPKEARRKRIKGKVILEILYKNAEFKEIKILKSSGYDILDNAALSSAKQASNKLRKENRSIRLVVPITYSLNK; encoded by the coding sequence TTGCTTTATTTTATATTTAATAAAGCAAAAATTACAGATTTTTCTCAAAAAAAATCACCAATTATAGTTAGCCTAAGCCTTTATGCTAATGAAGTAGAAGAAAAAGTAGAAGAAAAAGTAGAAGAAAAAGTAGAAGAAAAAGTAGAAGAAATCAAGGAAGAAATCAAGGAAGAAATCAAGGAAGAAATCAAGGAAGAAATCAAAGAAGAAATCAAAGAAGAAATTAAGGAAGAAAAAGTAAGTATAAATAAAGAAAAAAAAGTAAAAAAGCAACATAAAAAGATAAAAAAACATAAAGAGCATAATAAAATACAAAAAAATAAAGAATTAAAAGAGCAAAAAAAAGTAGAGCAAAAAACAAAAGAGCCAAGCTTAAATTCTCAAGAGCAAATTTTAAGTAAGGACGCTAAAGAAGATGAATTTATTGCTTATTTAAATAAAGTAATAATCACAAATGCTAAAAAAAATTATCCAAAAGAAGCAAGAAGAAAAAGAATTAAAGGCAAAGTAATACTAGAAATACTTTACAAAAATGCAGAATTTAAAGAAATAAAAATACTTAAATCATCAGGTTATGACATCTTAGACAATGCCGCATTAAGCAGTGCAAAACAAGCTTCAAATAAGCTAAGAAAAGAAAATCGCAGTATAAGATTAGTAGTACCTATTACTTACTCGTTAAATAAATAA
- a CDS encoding MoaD/ThiS family protein: MVEVNFLGPIKKDSIKVEVKSLFELKEVLSKDKELYEWLKISAIAVNDKFISSIDCALKDGDIVNILPPVCGG; encoded by the coding sequence ATGGTAGAAGTAAATTTTTTAGGACCAATTAAAAAAGATAGTATAAAGGTAGAAGTTAAGTCTTTGTTTGAATTAAAAGAAGTTTTAAGTAAAGATAAAGAACTTTATGAGTGGTTAAAAATAAGTGCTATAGCGGTTAATGATAAATTTATAAGCAGTATTGATTGTGCTTTAAAAGACGGCGATATTGTAAATATTTTACCTCCAGTTTGCGGTGGATGA
- the thyX gene encoding FAD-dependent thymidylate synthase — protein MKITLLHHTPLFVVSHAIRTCWQSFAKGDNGGEVDCELIDRVGNKNKHSSTLEHLNYNFYIQGISRACLQELARHRHASLSVKSTRYTLKELKKEEEFKEFDFANAQRYIVLTGNRLVDNASILALEKLRIILNQDKMTQDIAKYSLPECYKTELTWSINARALQNFLSLRTSAAALAEIRNLAFAIYEALPDEHKFIFKDCLNERK, from the coding sequence ATGAAAATTACACTTTTACACCATACACCACTTTTTGTTGTTTCACACGCTATAAGAACTTGTTGGCAAAGTTTTGCTAAGGGCGATAATGGCGGAGAAGTTGATTGTGAATTAATTGATAGAGTTGGTAATAAAAATAAACATTCAAGCACACTTGAGCATTTAAATTATAATTTTTACATTCAAGGAATTTCTCGTGCTTGCTTGCAAGAATTAGCTCGCCACAGACACGCATCTTTAAGTGTAAAAAGCACTCGCTACACGCTAAAAGAGCTTAAAAAAGAAGAAGAATTTAAAGAATTTGACTTTGCAAATGCACAAAGATATATTGTTTTAACAGGCAATCGTTTAGTTGATAATGCAAGTATTTTAGCTCTTGAAAAGCTTAGAATTATCTTAAATCAAGATAAAATGACCCAAGATATTGCAAAATATTCTTTACCAGAATGCTATAAAACAGAACTTACTTGGAGTATTAATGCAAGGGCTTTACAAAACTTTTTAAGCCTTAGAACTTCAGCAGCTGCCTTAGCTGAAATTCGCAACCTTGCCTTTGCAATATATGAAGCCCTACCAGATGAACATAAATTCATCTTTAAAGACTGTTTAAATGAAAGAAAATAA
- a CDS encoding ExbD/TolR family protein — protein MRKNDGLNLVPFIDIMLVLLCIILCISTFVVEKKIPLNLPNSNNSSSIDDKEKLFIDIDENGLIYIDKKELNKDELKNVLALKDKKISVILRADKNTQFNNFIIVLDILKEMEFNNFAVATQK, from the coding sequence ATGCGTAAAAACGATGGTTTAAACCTAGTGCCTTTTATAGATATTATGCTTGTTTTACTTTGCATTATTTTATGTATAAGCACCTTTGTTGTTGAAAAGAAAATACCTTTAAATTTACCTAATTCTAATAATTCAAGCTCAATTGATGATAAAGAAAAACTTTTTATTGATATTGATGAAAATGGGCTTATTTATATTGATAAAAAAGAATTAAATAAAGATGAGCTTAAGAATGTATTGGCTTTAAAAGATAAAAAAATTAGCGTAATTTTACGAGCGGATAAAAATACTCAATTTAATAATTTTATTATAGTTCTTGATATTTTAAAAGAAATGGAGTTTAATAATTTTGCTGTTGCAACACAAAAATAA